From the Butyrivibrio fibrisolvens genome, one window contains:
- a CDS encoding sensor domain-containing diguanylate cyclase, with protein MYDDIPYGYAVLKVIETGDDDGEAFFIYANSAFLSMTDNADADVKGRSYREVMGYLSSNVYTHLCSAAHCKEKAVFFDNVRKDGPWFDMMAFGTLQDGYCAMTLFDTFSLNGNSIENEDLAEADRVIVKTSKMIHSKDDDFDINIHRALRFIGDCLKCEKSYIIEYYHGQPIIRYEWQKDENIMDDDFAPELVMERIGYVEPLICEGQILIIEDIEKIRNESMPLYELLRSKGTRSMILAPYYIDSSIAGYFIIDNYNEKNIRVVKYLVETIAITFFAEIHSRRLVEKLTFMGIHDQLTNVNNRNAFNLRIQELEGMDCSVGIAYADVNGLKMINDELGHDSGDARIIKIASILSRVFLRRDVFRVGGDEFVVIVPNISKEEFETKIEYLKKISKQLENEESSSAADISMSYSLGSIWSDTCFELDALLKKADEYMYEEKKEYYKKVGHSR; from the coding sequence ATGTATGATGATATACCCTATGGCTACGCCGTTTTGAAAGTCATCGAAACAGGTGATGATGATGGCGAGGCTTTCTTTATCTATGCCAATTCGGCCTTTTTGTCCATGACAGACAATGCGGATGCAGATGTCAAAGGCCGCTCTTACAGAGAGGTCATGGGATATCTTAGCAGCAACGTATATACTCATTTATGCAGCGCGGCTCATTGCAAAGAAAAAGCTGTATTTTTTGACAATGTCAGAAAAGATGGTCCATGGTTTGATATGATGGCTTTTGGAACTTTGCAGGATGGCTATTGTGCCATGACTTTGTTTGACACCTTTTCTCTTAATGGTAATTCTATAGAAAACGAAGATCTTGCAGAAGCTGACAGAGTTATAGTTAAGACTTCCAAGATGATCCATTCTAAAGATGATGACTTTGATATCAATATTCACAGAGCCTTGAGATTTATCGGAGACTGCCTTAAGTGTGAGAAGTCTTATATCATAGAATATTATCATGGACAGCCGATCATCAGGTACGAGTGGCAAAAAGATGAGAATATAATGGATGATGACTTTGCACCTGAACTTGTGATGGAGAGGATCGGATATGTTGAGCCGCTTATCTGTGAGGGGCAGATTCTTATCATTGAAGATATAGAGAAAATCCGTAATGAGAGCATGCCTTTATATGAACTTCTGCGCTCAAAGGGCACCAGATCCATGATACTGGCCCCCTATTATATAGACAGCAGCATAGCGGGCTATTTTATAATAGATAATTATAATGAAAAAAATATACGCGTCGTAAAATACCTCGTTGAGACAATTGCGATCACCTTTTTTGCTGAGATCCATTCAAGACGCCTTGTTGAAAAGCTGACCTTCATGGGAATCCATGACCAGCTTACCAATGTAAATAACAGGAATGCCTTTAACCTGAGAATACAAGAACTTGAAGGCATGGACTGCAGCGTAGGAATCGCATATGCTGATGTTAACGGCCTTAAGATGATTAATGATGAACTGGGGCACGATTCAGGAGATGCCAGGATCATCAAGATCGCTTCGATACTGTCCAGAGTATTCCTTAGAAGGGATGTGTTCAGAGTTGGAGGCGATGAGTTCGTAGTTATCGTACCTAATATAAGCAAAGAAGAGTTTGAGACCAAGATAGAATACCTTAAGAAAATATCAAAACAGCTGGAAAACGAGGAATCATCTTCAGCTGCAGATATCAGTATGTCCTACTCGCTTGGAAGCATATGGTCGGATACTTGTTTTGAACTTGATGCCCTGTTGAAGAAAGCTGATGAATACATGTACGAAGAAAAGAAGGAATATTATAAAAAGGTTGGCCATAGCAGATGA
- a CDS encoding AI-2E family transporter — MAEAELGSIFRRFVHRHFIFVIISNIGNIWSGIKVLYSFISPIIGGAIIAYLLNPLMVFYEKTLFKKIKNHVIQRGLSVFLTFVTFVLAIVILLIALIPQILDSISTIIDNLDVYVATLQDLLSRVGTSAQELKIDIHSLTDMGTNMLSSFTENLPDNINSIVSTSVNIGTSIITSVIAFILAIYFLSDKEHMVGGMTRLLSLILTDKQYKEWSDFWRRCNSILIRYIGGDILDAILVGVANLIFMNCTSMSYAVLISLVVGVTNLAPTFGPIVGAVIGAFILVLVNPWHALWFLIFTVILQTLDGYVIKPKLFGNTLGISSVWILIAIIVFGRVFGIIGVLLAIPFAAIIDFSYRELFIVWLEKRKGKV, encoded by the coding sequence ATGGCTGAAGCAGAACTGGGTAGCATATTCCGTCGCTTTGTGCACAGGCATTTTATTTTTGTGATTATTTCTAATATAGGAAACATCTGGTCCGGTATTAAAGTCTTATATAGTTTTATCTCACCTATAATAGGTGGAGCTATCATTGCATATCTTCTCAATCCACTAATGGTTTTTTATGAAAAGACTCTTTTTAAAAAGATCAAAAATCATGTAATACAAAGAGGTTTATCTGTATTTCTGACTTTTGTGACCTTCGTACTTGCTATTGTTATACTTCTGATAGCCCTTATACCACAGATATTAGACAGTATTTCTACTATCATAGACAATCTTGATGTTTATGTTGCAACTTTACAGGATCTTCTTTCAAGAGTAGGGACATCTGCACAGGAACTTAAGATAGATATTCACTCTCTTACAGATATGGGCACTAACATGCTGAGCTCGTTTACAGAGAATCTCCCTGACAATATTAATAGTATAGTAAGTACTTCTGTTAATATAGGTACATCTATCATCACTTCAGTGATAGCTTTCATATTGGCGATATACTTCCTTAGTGATAAGGAACATATGGTTGGAGGCATGACAAGGCTCCTTAGCCTTATATTGACCGATAAACAGTATAAAGAGTGGTCAGATTTCTGGAGACGTTGTAATTCAATCCTTATAAGATATATAGGCGGAGATATTCTGGATGCTATACTGGTTGGCGTTGCAAATCTGATATTTATGAATTGTACTTCAATGTCATATGCAGTACTGATATCACTTGTTGTTGGAGTTACTAATCTTGCTCCGACATTTGGACCTATAGTAGGCGCAGTTATAGGCGCATTTATACTGGTACTTGTAAATCCCTGGCATGCACTCTGGTTCCTGATCTTTACAGTGATATTACAGACATTGGATGGGTATGTGATCAAACCCAAGCTTTTTGGCAATACACTTGGAATATCATCTGTATGGATACTTATAGCGATCATAGTTTTTGGAAGAGTATTTGGAATAATTGGCGTACTTTTGGCAATTCCATTTGCAGCGATCATAGATTTCAGTTATAGAGAGCTGTTTATAGTTTGGCTTGAGAAACGTAAGGGCAAGGTGTAA
- a CDS encoding polymer-forming cytoskeletal protein: protein MGFFSELKKDLSNAVDEIDPEEKAAAEKNAGQDNAGVEEVDLDSMLSHLDKIQVEDIPEPEESVAAKDKEPLKEPEEMPAMESLKEPEAASKTEEALEPDYDAITFPSDPVSSFGSVDESKEEPEETVSEPEKDNLVQESYEEPEPVKEPENDDFVIPSVFPAGPSFEPKEDAPYEDHAEPVVEISELDNVGQDADDYSASDNINEDGGYIMMDTERVATDETASITEGMIVNGDIQTTGSLDLIGKVIGNVTAYGKLNVTGEIEGNSNAAEIYAEAARINGDIHSNGSVKIGQSSVIIGNLYATSAVIAGAVKGDIDVHGPVVLDTTAIVMGNIKSQSVQINNGAVIEGMCSQTYAEVNPSAFFEGLKNKN from the coding sequence ATGGGATTTTTCTCAGAGCTGAAAAAGGATCTGTCTAATGCAGTAGACGAAATAGATCCTGAAGAAAAAGCGGCTGCAGAGAAGAATGCCGGGCAGGATAACGCAGGGGTCGAGGAAGTGGATCTTGACAGCATGCTAAGTCACCTGGATAAGATTCAGGTCGAAGACATTCCTGAGCCGGAGGAAAGTGTTGCAGCTAAGGACAAGGAACCATTAAAAGAGCCTGAAGAAATGCCGGCAATGGAAAGTTTGAAAGAGCCGGAAGCAGCATCGAAAACAGAAGAAGCTTTAGAACCTGATTATGATGCTATAACATTTCCTTCAGATCCGGTAAGTTCATTTGGAAGTGTGGATGAGTCAAAAGAAGAACCGGAAGAAACTGTATCAGAGCCGGAAAAAGATAATCTGGTACAAGAAAGCTATGAAGAGCCAGAGCCTGTTAAAGAACCGGAAAATGACGATTTTGTTATACCAAGCGTTTTCCCCGCAGGACCTTCATTTGAACCAAAAGAAGATGCTCCGTATGAGGATCACGCAGAGCCAGTAGTAGAAATATCTGAACTTGATAACGTAGGCCAGGATGCGGATGACTATTCCGCTTCTGATAATATTAACGAAGACGGGGGATATATCATGATGGACACAGAACGCGTAGCAACAGACGAAACAGCATCGATCACCGAGGGTATGATTGTAAACGGTGATATCCAGACAACAGGATCACTTGATCTTATCGGCAAAGTCATCGGTAATGTAACTGCATATGGCAAACTTAATGTAACAGGTGAGATAGAAGGAAATTCTAATGCTGCAGAAATCTATGCAGAAGCAGCAAGAATCAATGGTGATATCCATTCTAACGGCAGCGTTAAGATCGGTCAGAGCTCTGTTATCATCGGTAACCTTTATGCTACAAGTGCTGTAATAGCAGGCGCTGTAAAAGGTGATATTGATGTACACGGACCTGTAGTTCTTGATACAACTGCTATTGTAATGGGTAATATCAAGTCCCAGTCAGTACAGATCAACAATGGTGCGGTTATTGAAGGTATGTGCTCACAGACATATGCAGAAGTTAATCCATCTGCTTTCTTTGAGGGCTTGAAGAATAAGAACTGA
- a CDS encoding sugar kinase, producing MKVNMNLRPAEECKFDAVSLGEIMLRLDPGEGRIRTARSFRAWEGGGEYNVIRGLHKCFGMNTAVITSFADNEVGKLMKDFIEQGGVDTSLINWKKTDGIGRLCRNGINFTERGFGIRGAVGCSDRANTAISQAKPEDFDFDYIFGTLGVRWLHTGGIYAALSEQSCETVIAAIKTAKKYGTIVSYDLNYRPSMWSAIGGLEKAQEVNKEIAKYVDVMIGNEEDFTACLGFKIEGNDENLKSLNIDGYKKMINEAAKTYPNFKVVATTLRTVKTATVNDWKAMCWADGEIFMSKEYPGLEIMDRVGGGDSFASGLVYGLMTTEDPEAAVNYGAAHGALAMTTPGDTSMASKDEVEAIMGGAGARVKR from the coding sequence ATGAAAGTAAATATGAATTTAAGACCTGCAGAAGAATGCAAGTTTGATGCAGTATCACTTGGTGAGATCATGCTTCGTCTTGATCCGGGCGAAGGACGTATCCGTACAGCTCGTTCTTTCCGTGCATGGGAAGGCGGCGGAGAATACAACGTAATCAGAGGCCTTCACAAGTGCTTTGGTATGAATACAGCAGTTATCACATCTTTTGCTGATAACGAAGTTGGTAAGCTCATGAAGGATTTCATCGAGCAGGGCGGTGTTGATACATCCCTTATCAACTGGAAGAAGACAGACGGAATCGGACGCCTTTGCAGAAACGGTATCAACTTCACAGAAAGAGGATTCGGTATCCGTGGAGCAGTTGGATGTTCTGACCGTGCTAACACAGCTATCTCACAGGCTAAGCCTGAAGATTTCGATTTCGACTATATCTTCGGAACACTTGGAGTTAGATGGCTTCATACAGGCGGTATCTATGCAGCTCTTTCTGAGCAGTCTTGTGAGACAGTTATCGCTGCTATCAAGACAGCTAAGAAGTACGGCACAATCGTATCTTACGACCTCAACTATCGTCCTTCTATGTGGAGCGCTATCGGTGGTCTTGAGAAGGCTCAGGAAGTTAACAAAGAGATCGCTAAGTATGTTGACGTTATGATCGGTAACGAAGAAGACTTCACAGCTTGCCTTGGCTTCAAGATCGAAGGCAATGACGAGAATCTCAAGAGCCTCAACATCGATGGCTACAAGAAGATGATTAATGAAGCAGCTAAGACATATCCTAACTTCAAGGTTGTAGCTACAACTCTTCGTACAGTTAAGACAGCTACTGTCAACGACTGGAAGGCTATGTGCTGGGCAGATGGAGAGATCTTCATGTCCAAAGAATATCCTGGTCTTGAGATCATGGACCGTGTAGGCGGTGGTGATTCATTCGCATCAGGTCTTGTATATGGACTTATGACTACAGAGGATCCTGAAGCAGCTGTTAACTACGGTGCTGCACACGGCGCTCTTGCAATGACAACACCTGGTGATACATCTATGGCATCCAAGGATGAAGTAGAAGCAATCATGGGCGGCGCAGGTGCTCGTGTAAAGAGATAA
- a CDS encoding GGDEF domain-containing protein — protein MRHYIYSLQSEKDLEKITDDIYEQDMLESATSVVLELFSAGKHKDILQRLSDFLIEKYPELPVEAVFVTTSPVREDDDVDKTTLVMMILENSEVTDIGSKKFRSVSEAKQDPLSGVYTRTEIERVFVKLVEEAGVLNSALVLLDIDKLDQINVSLGHDAGDYVIRKTADIIKQILRDSDVIGRWESEKFMILLRDVDAESTTSVAERIREKIETEDFADVKDVTASFGATLITSGLSCEEIFEKADRALAMAKENGRNRFEML, from the coding sequence ATGAGACACTATATTTATTCCTTACAGTCAGAAAAAGATTTAGAGAAGATCACTGACGATATTTATGAGCAGGATATGCTTGAATCAGCGACTTCGGTTGTTCTTGAACTTTTTTCAGCGGGTAAACACAAGGACATACTTCAAAGATTATCTGATTTTCTGATTGAAAAATATCCGGAGCTCCCAGTGGAGGCTGTTTTTGTTACAACAAGTCCGGTGAGAGAGGATGATGATGTAGATAAGACGACTCTTGTGATGATGATCCTTGAAAACTCAGAAGTGACTGATATTGGAAGCAAAAAATTCAGATCAGTATCTGAGGCCAAGCAGGATCCGCTTAGCGGAGTTTATACAAGAACCGAGATAGAACGAGTATTTGTAAAACTTGTAGAAGAGGCTGGGGTACTTAATTCTGCACTGGTCCTTCTTGATATAGACAAACTGGATCAGATCAATGTCAGCCTTGGTCATGATGCAGGAGATTATGTTATAAGAAAGACTGCTGATATCATCAAGCAGATACTTCGTGACAGCGACGTTATAGGAAGATGGGAGAGTGAGAAGTTCATGATCCTTCTTCGTGATGTGGATGCAGAGTCTACGACCAGTGTAGCTGAGAGAATCCGTGAGAAGATCGAAACTGAAGATTTTGCTGATGTTAAGGACGTGACAGCATCATTTGGTGCAACGCTTATTACTTCGGGACTGTCTTGCGAAGAAATTTTTGAAAAGGCGGACAGAGCACTTGCTATGGCCAAAGAAAATGGCCGTAACCGTTTTGAGATGCTCTGA
- a CDS encoding IclR family transcriptional regulator: protein MEDKNPIQVADRLFGVVEFLAERDSSGLMEIASALGLNKSTTHRILTSLQYMGYVRQTEEGKYVLTMKIVELSGKVMSRVDIIGVVRPHLKSLMELTGETVHFVKRDGNEAIYIDKVESRTNTIQMVSHIGSRIPLFCSGVGKAMAATFSPDEVRRMWKDSNIVKLTPNTITDYLDFEETLARVREEGYAIDDEENQLGVRCVAADLSAPGKPAEYALSISAPVSRMDDGRLLKLADYMLKTRNEILDAIRPIL, encoded by the coding sequence ATGGAAGATAAGAACCCTATACAGGTTGCTGACAGACTGTTTGGCGTTGTAGAGTTTCTGGCAGAAAGAGACTCCTCAGGACTTATGGAGATAGCATCAGCACTTGGACTTAATAAAAGCACAACACACAGAATACTGACATCTTTGCAGTACATGGGATATGTCAGACAGACAGAAGAAGGCAAATATGTTCTTACTATGAAAATAGTAGAGCTGTCAGGCAAAGTCATGAGCCGCGTTGATATCATAGGAGTTGTTCGTCCCCATCTTAAAAGCCTTATGGAACTTACAGGTGAGACTGTCCATTTTGTAAAAAGAGATGGTAATGAAGCAATATATATAGACAAAGTTGAATCACGTACTAATACCATACAGATGGTATCACATATAGGAAGCCGTATACCTTTGTTCTGCTCTGGCGTTGGCAAAGCTATGGCAGCTACTTTTTCGCCTGATGAAGTCAGACGTATGTGGAAAGACAGCAATATAGTAAAGCTCACTCCAAATACCATTACCGACTATCTTGACTTTGAAGAGACACTGGCAAGGGTTAGGGAAGAAGGCTATGCCATAGATGATGAGGAGAATCAGCTGGGCGTAAGGTGCGTTGCAGCAGATCTGTCTGCTCCCGGCAAACCTGCAGAATATGCTCTTAGTATATCTGCTCCTGTATCAAGAATGGATGATGGAAGACTTTTAAAGCTTGCAGATTATATGCTCAAGACCAGAAATGAGATCCTTGATGCTATAAGACCGATTTTGTGA
- a CDS encoding M15 family metallopeptidase codes for MVRKKLIKIAAAVVSAAILAAATPMSSFGVLTGTQVEAAAFDYHMVFDATFYAQAYPDVVAAIGTDAESLYQHYVNSGMLEGRQPSALFNAQIYMSNYEDLQAVYGNNIAAYVQHYILVGSAEGRVADHLLPGKSLVSFDALTATGVTPASTSVDLSTWNLVLVNHEHPISTAYAPEVTLCANGEYMHKDVTPIVKQMIADAKAQGINLYLVSGYRSSSRQTYLYNRKVNYYKRLGYSQADSEYLAATVVNPPGQSEHQTGLCMDITDAGYTSLTEDQENTAGYKWVLEHCAEYGFILRYPKGREDVTGIIYEPWHFRYVGVDAATEIMSRGITLEEYIAENSL; via the coding sequence TTGGTTAGAAAAAAACTTATAAAAATCGCCGCAGCTGTTGTAAGTGCGGCAATACTGGCTGCTGCTACGCCTATGTCTTCATTTGGAGTATTGACAGGAACTCAGGTAGAGGCTGCAGCATTTGACTATCATATGGTATTTGATGCAACTTTCTATGCTCAGGCTTATCCGGACGTTGTAGCTGCAATAGGAACAGATGCTGAAAGCTTGTATCAGCACTATGTTAACAGCGGTATGCTTGAAGGAAGACAGCCGTCAGCTTTATTCAATGCACAGATCTATATGTCCAATTATGAGGATCTTCAGGCTGTATATGGTAATAATATTGCTGCATATGTACAGCACTATATCCTTGTGGGTAGTGCTGAAGGAAGAGTCGCTGATCATCTCCTTCCCGGCAAGAGTCTTGTGAGCTTTGACGCTCTTACGGCTACCGGAGTCACTCCTGCTAGTACATCTGTAGATCTTTCTACGTGGAATCTTGTCCTTGTAAATCATGAACATCCTATAAGCACAGCATATGCTCCTGAAGTAACCCTTTGTGCCAATGGCGAGTATATGCACAAAGATGTAACTCCTATAGTCAAGCAGATGATAGCTGATGCTAAAGCCCAGGGCATAAATCTATATCTTGTATCAGGTTACAGAAGTTCATCCAGACAGACTTATCTTTATAATAGAAAGGTCAATTATTATAAGCGACTTGGATACAGTCAGGCAGATAGTGAGTATCTTGCTGCAACAGTAGTTAATCCTCCGGGACAGAGTGAGCACCAGACAGGCCTTTGTATGGACATAACCGATGCAGGCTACACATCTCTTACAGAAGATCAGGAGAATACTGCAGGTTATAAGTGGGTTCTTGAACACTGCGCTGAGTACGGCTTTATATTAAGATATCCTAAGGGAAGAGAAGATGTCACAGGTATCATCTATGAGCCTTGGCATTTCAGATATGTTGGAGTTGATGCTGCCACGGAGATCATGTCTCGTGGTATAACACTTGAAGAGTATATTGCAGAGAACTCTTTATAA
- a CDS encoding bifunctional 4-hydroxy-2-oxoglutarate aldolase/2-dehydro-3-deoxy-phosphogluconate aldolase, giving the protein MNAVLEKFQKIGIIPVVVLDDAKDAEALGKALMEGGLPAAEVTFRTEAAEESIRIMAEKFPDMLVGAGTVLTTEQVDRAVAAGAKFIVSPGLNPKVVKYCIEKNIPVTPGTQTPTEMEQAIELGLDIVKFFPAEPAGGLKMIKAVSAPYTMLKFMPTGGINAENVKEYLAYDKILACGGSWMVKKDMIKNGEFDKIKEMVAEAAAIVKEIRG; this is encoded by the coding sequence ATGAACGCAGTACTTGAAAAGTTCCAGAAAATCGGAATCATCCCTGTAGTAGTCCTTGATGATGCTAAGGACGCAGAGGCACTTGGAAAGGCTCTTATGGAAGGTGGTCTTCCGGCTGCAGAAGTTACATTCCGTACAGAGGCAGCAGAGGAATCTATCCGTATCATGGCTGAGAAGTTCCCTGATATGCTTGTTGGTGCAGGAACAGTCCTTACAACAGAGCAGGTTGACCGTGCTGTAGCAGCCGGCGCTAAGTTTATCGTAAGCCCTGGACTTAATCCTAAGGTTGTTAAGTACTGTATTGAAAAGAATATCCCTGTTACTCCTGGAACTCAGACACCTACTGAGATGGAGCAGGCTATCGAGCTTGGTCTCGATATTGTTAAGTTCTTCCCAGCAGAGCCTGCCGGTGGTCTTAAGATGATCAAGGCAGTCTCTGCACCCTATACAATGCTCAAATTCATGCCTACAGGCGGAATCAATGCAGAGAACGTAAAAGAGTATCTTGCATATGACAAGATCCTTGCATGCGGCGGAAGCTGGATGGTCAAGAAAGATATGATCAAAAACGGTGAGTTCGATAAGATAAAAGAGATGGTTGCCGAGGCAGCTGCTATCGTTAAAGAGATCCGCGGATAA
- a CDS encoding polysaccharide deacetylase family protein: MSSRVFVRRGRNNLRDERRGSWQGPVSVTQSIKGDEYDKVTKSATLSDAITRPFRFSTDSLHKTDNAINISLVYSGDADKKALAEKETKIAKDAVDNKHSSDNYGDENSQAKIGNKISVSKSLDTSQYTDGTASAKGPDTKGPDTKELETKEAEVKESDTRQSEKQKSDAKESVVKEINTKESNTKESSIKEVKNKETNTKDLSINDISIKESQAVNSDDIGLKDKEADLKKPCVNEAYDTKNGDEEDEPPGRISAKNFSDIDLDEIKVENASGQWVEYRSLRERLSSFDFRDSSFLIKAFVAVFLVVTIVFFSFQCVILKSEYDRINDRLLALQDEFNDYKDSLIAIQDIADKEMPLSDNQEAVSVVSKNAPGNGVRYVYLTFDDGPSPYTDEILDVLASYDVKATFFVCGKSGYDDMYKRIVDEGHTIGMHSYSHDYEVLYESLDSFQTDLHKIQNYIFDVTGVWTTYYRFPGGSSNTASQVPMSELIGYLDRNNITYFDWNVYGGDNIASDIIVSNVTSNISGHENCMILLHDAGDKEETVEALPKIIEYVESLPNTVIVPVTESTVPVQHSKNQ, from the coding sequence ATGTCATCTAGAGTGTTTGTCCGCAGGGGGCGGAACAATCTAAGAGATGAAAGAAGAGGGAGCTGGCAAGGACCTGTTTCCGTAACCCAGAGTATTAAGGGTGACGAATATGACAAGGTCACAAAGAGCGCCACGCTGTCTGATGCTATAACCCGCCCATTCAGATTTTCAACTGATTCCCTTCACAAAACAGATAATGCTATTAATATATCATTAGTATATTCCGGGGATGCCGATAAAAAGGCTTTGGCTGAAAAAGAAACTAAAATCGCCAAAGATGCAGTTGATAATAAGCATAGCAGTGACAACTACGGCGATGAGAACTCTCAAGCTAAGATAGGTAATAAGATATCTGTTTCCAAAAGCTTAGATACCAGCCAATATACAGATGGCACCGCTTCTGCTAAAGGACCGGATACTAAAGGCCCGGATACTAAAGAACTAGAAACTAAAGAAGCAGAAGTTAAAGAATCAGATACCAGGCAATCAGAAAAACAAAAATCAGATGCCAAAGAGTCTGTCGTCAAAGAAATAAATACTAAAGAATCAAATACTAAAGAATCAAGTATTAAAGAAGTCAAAAATAAAGAAACAAATACTAAAGATTTAAGTATTAATGATATTAGTATAAAAGAGTCACAAGCTGTAAATTCAGATGATATAGGATTAAAAGATAAGGAAGCTGATCTTAAGAAGCCATGCGTTAATGAAGCCTATGATACTAAAAATGGTGACGAAGAAGATGAGCCGCCCGGAAGGATAAGCGCTAAGAATTTTAGTGATATTGACCTGGATGAGATCAAAGTTGAGAATGCATCCGGGCAGTGGGTAGAATATCGCAGCCTTAGAGAAAGGCTATCTTCCTTTGATTTTAGAGACAGTTCCTTTCTTATAAAAGCATTTGTTGCAGTATTTCTTGTAGTTACAATAGTTTTCTTTTCATTTCAATGTGTAATACTAAAAAGCGAATATGACAGAATAAACGACAGATTATTAGCTCTTCAGGATGAATTTAACGATTATAAGGACAGTCTTATAGCTATTCAGGATATTGCTGATAAAGAAATGCCGCTTTCTGACAATCAGGAAGCAGTATCAGTTGTTTCCAAAAATGCGCCGGGCAACGGCGTAAGATATGTTTATCTTACGTTCGACGATGGCCCGAGCCCGTATACAGACGAGATTTTGGATGTTCTGGCTTCATATGATGTCAAAGCCACGTTCTTTGTGTGTGGGAAGTCAGGATATGATGATATGTATAAACGCATAGTGGATGAGGGACATACGATCGGTATGCATTCCTACAGCCATGATTACGAAGTATTATATGAGTCATTAGACAGTTTTCAGACAGATCTTCACAAGATTCAGAATTATATATTTGATGTTACAGGAGTATGGACTACCTATTACAGGTTCCCCGGTGGCAGTTCCAATACAGCAAGTCAGGTACCAATGTCCGAGCTGATCGGATATCTTGATCGGAATAATATTACTTATTTTGACTGGAATGTTTATGGTGGTGACAATATAGCTTCAGATATCATAGTTTCCAATGTTACTTCCAATATTTCAGGTCATGAGAATTGCATGATCCTCCTTCATGATGCAGGTGATAAGGAGGAAACAGTTGAGGCTCTTCCTAAGATAATCGAGTATGTTGAGAGCCTTCCCAATACGGTGATTGTACCGGTAACGGAGAGTACTGTACCGGTTCAACATAGCAAGAATCAATGA